The following coding sequences lie in one Spinacia oleracea cultivar Varoflay chromosome 1, BTI_SOV_V1, whole genome shotgun sequence genomic window:
- the LOC110775599 gene encoding pathogenesis-related protein PRB1-3, whose translation MAKNVATFLCFTLATLALSQMCCAQNSPQDYVDVHNVARAAVGVGNIQWDDNIAAYAQQYANQRIGDCVLQHSGGSYGENIAGGGNGGYELSGTDAVNMWVNEGVNYDHGSNTCSPGQVCGHYTQVVWRDSVRLGCARVICNSSGIFVICNYDPPGNIIGSSPY comes from the coding sequence ATGGCTAAAAATGTCGCAACTTTTTTGTGCTTTACCTTAGCAACCCTAGCACTGTCCCAAATGTGTTGTGCACAAAACTCGCCACAAGACTATGTTGACGTCCACAATGTAGCTAGGGCTGCAGTGGGTGTTGGAAATATTCAGTGGGATGATAATATTGCGGCTTATGCTCAACAATATGCCAACCAACGAATCGGTGATTGTGTCTTGCAACATTCTGGCGGATCCTATGGAGAGAACATTGCCGGTGGCGGTAATGGTGGATATGAGTTAAGTGGCACAGATGCAGTTAACATGTGGGTGAATGAGGGGGTTAACTATGATCATGGTTCCAATACTTGTAGTCCTGGACAAGTATGCGGACATTATACTCAAGTGGTTTGGCGTGACTCGGTTCGTCTTGGTTGTGCTAGAGTTATATGTAACAGTAGCGGGATTTTCGTCATTTGCAACTATGATCCACCAGGCAACATCATAGGCTCCAGCCCTTACTAA